The DNA window GGTGCTGGTCAGTGTGGTGGCGCTGGTGGTAGCCATCCGGCGCTATAACCTGACGATCAGCTGGCCGCTCTGGACGAACCTCAAGCAACGATTCATCGACGACCGCACCCTGTTTTTCTCGTCGCTGACCATCACGCTCTACGCCGGGTCCAACGTGTTTCTGCTGGGGCTGCTGAGCAATGCCTACAACGTGGGCATCTTCGCGGCCGGTACGCGGCTGGAAAGCATCAGCCGGGCGTTTGCCGGTATCGCCCTGAATCAGGCGTTTTTCCCCATTGTGGCCAACGCCTTCGGGCGCAGCCGCGAGCAGGGGCTGCGACTGGTTCGGACAACGTTCTTTCCCCTGGCCGCGTTTATGGGCGTTATTTCGCTGGGTCTGTGGGTCATCGCGCCGTTTTTTATCACGCTGTTTTACGGGGACGCTTTCCGCGACGCCATCACGATTCTGCGTATCGTTTCCCTGCTGCCGCTCGCCATTGGCATTAGTAATCTGCTGGGCCTGCACACGATGCTGAACCTGCGGATGGACAAAGCCTTTTTCGCCATTACCGCCATGGGCTCCGTTATCGGACTGACGCTGAACATGCTGCTTATCAAGACCTCCGGGCACATCGGCGCGGCCTGGGCGTGGGTCATCACGGAGGGGTGCATCACCATCGCGATGTACATATACCTCCGGTCGCAAAAGATCGAAGTTGTTCAGCTTTCGGCCCTTACCGAAGCCATTGCCTTTACCAAAGACCGCCTGCACGTCCTGTCGAAACGACTACCCGGCCGTCACTAATCCCCCTTACTAAACCCGCACCATAAACCGATAACCAGTTATGCAATCGCCACATGACCTGCATCGCGGCCCAGCCGGGCGACATTGATGCACCCTCAAGAGTTATGAAAACAATAGCAACCTTAATCGTTACGTACAACCGGCTCAGCGACCTGAAAGTGTGCGTGTCGTGCATTCGGGAGCAAACCCATCAGCCCAACGCCGTGTACGTCATCAACAACGGCAGCAATGATGGGACGGATGAATGGCTGGCCCAACAGCCGGACCTGACGGTCGTTACGCAGGCCAATCTGGGCGGAGCCGGTGGGTTTGCCACGGGTATTGAGCGGGCCTACAACGACGGTTACGACGAAATCTGGTGCATGGACGACGACTGCGTCCCAACCCCCGATGCGCTGAAAAACCTGGTCGAGTCGCCTAACATCGGACCGGGTATCAAGAACTGCGTGTCGATCAACGTGAAGAACCACGAAGAGCTGGCCTTCTTCGTCCGCCAGAACAACAAAGATTATCAGCGGGTGTCGGATATGGACGGATACGACCTCATCTACGGGGTGGCGTCGCTCTTCAACGGTACGCTGATTAGTTCGGAAGTGATTAAGGCGATTGGTGTCCCCGACAAGAAGCTGTTTATCTGGGGCGACGAAGTGGAGTACATGACGCGGGCGATGAAAAATCACTTCCCCGTAGTCACCGTCCCGACGTCGCTGCTGTTCCACCCCCCTCCGTCGATCGGGATGGCATCCCCTGGCCGGGCGCGTGGAAAAACTACTACCGCATCCGCAACGAACGGCGCGTGTTTCAGAACGCCCACGGCGACAAGTACGGCTTTATCATGTTTATGTTCTGGTCGATGAAAGCCACGTTCAGCCAGCTGGCCACGAAGCGCAAAAACCGGTTCTACAACTTTATGCTCTACGGTGAAGCGGCATCCGACAGCCTGCTCAACAACTTCCGCAAGCGGCCCAACACGATTTACACCCTGCGGCTCTATCAGTTCATGAACAAATAAGCACTCCGATGAACGTACTGATTGCAACCTATCTGGCAACCAACTCGCCCTCGGGCGTGGTCACGTATACCCAAACGCTGACCCGCGACCTGATGGCCAATGGTGTTGGTGTGCAGGTAATCGATGCAGGCAGTACGCCCGTTGGCTGGCGCAAATTTCTCGGCCTTGCCAAGCGGCTGATGCGTCCGCTGGGCGGCACGTTTGCGGCCTTCTACGACGAGTTCGCTTACTTCACCGGGGTCTATCTGGCTGCGCGTCGGCTTAAAAACACTGGTATCGAACTGATTCACGCGCAGGACCCCCGCTCGGGCGCGGCTGCCCGGCTGGCCCTCGACTCGTCGGTACCGGTCGTGCTGACGTGTCACTTTAACGACGATCCGGTGAGCGAACTGGTCAGTGTGTTTTCGCTGGGTCCGCGGGTTAAGCGCGTTCTTACGAACTGGTACGTGTACCTGTTCTCGCATATCCGCCACTATGTGTTTGTCTCGAACTACGCCTACACGTCTTCGAAGCAGTTTCTGCCCGCGACCATCGACAAGCGGGTGCTGCGTAACTCGGTTCAGCTGGCCTACACCCCCCGTCGGCACGATACCGGCGAGGGTCCTCTGATAATCAGCAATGTTGGCTACCTCGACGAACGGAAAAATCAGCAACTGCTGCTGGCTATCGGGCGCGAACTACTGCTGCGGGGTAAGCCGGATTTTCGGATCTGGCTGATCGGCGACGGCCCTAAACGGGCGGAGTACGAAGCCCTCGCCGAGCAGTGGCAGCTTTCCGGCCACGTAACGTTTTACGGGCGGCAGTCGGCCCCCTGGGAGCTGGTGGCGCAGAGCGATCTATACGTGCATACGGCCCTCAACGACAACTGCCCCTACGCCCTGATCGAAGCAATGGCGGTTGGTGTGCCGGTGGTAGCCCTGCCATCGGGCGGCATCCCGGAGATGGTACCCAACGGGCTGGGCCTGCTCGCGTGGAAGACAGCCCCCGAACTGGCAGACGAACTGCTGGCCTATGCCGACGCTGACCGGCGGCAGCAGATAGCCGAGCAGCAGGCGGCCTACGCCGACCGGGTGTTTAACCACCAGCGCAACCTCGCCGAATTACTGGCCTATTACCAACAGCTAACCGGCAGTGAGTCCTCACCGGCTCCGGCCCCAATTCCTGTATTGTCATGACGATCTGGCTATTTCGCTTCGCGCTCTTCATGATCCTGTTTGGCCTGAGCCCGCTGACCTACGGTGGCGACTCGCTGCACCCCGTGCTCGACAAAGTAACGAGCGGCATGGCGTTGGTCGGGCTGGTTTCACTGGTCATCTGCTTCTTCGACCTGCCCCGCTTTTACAAGATCATGGCATGGCCCATTTTCATCGGTGCCATTCTGCTGCTACTAGAATCGAAGTACGAATACGGTCAGTACGTTTACTCGTATTTCGTAATCAAACGGTTTGTCTACTGCGCGCTGGCCATGACGGCCTACTACGCGGCCAAACGATCGGGCCCGATCCGGTTCGAGTACATCGGCTATCTGGTACTGGTGCTGTTTTTCGTCAATCAGATTCTGCTGGGGCAGATTTACACGTATTCGCTGTCGTCGGAGAGCCGCACCACAACGGCCCCCGAAGCCCTGTATCTGGTTGTGCCGTTCCTGTATTTTCTGGTTCAGTACTACAGGGAGCACAAGCTCATTTCGCTGTTTTCGTCGCTGGCCGTTTTTCTGTTCATCGTTATCCTGCTGCACCGGTCGGTTATTTCAACGGCGGTCATCGCGGCCGGGGTGGTTACAGGCCTGATGCTGATGAGTAAATCGTCGGAAAAAGGGTTTCCGGTGGGTCGCACGTTTATGTTCTTCATTGTGG is part of the Spirosoma rhododendri genome and encodes:
- a CDS encoding glycosyltransferase; protein product: MKTIATLIVTYNRLSDLKVCVSCIREQTHQPNAVYVINNGSNDGTDEWLAQQPDLTVVTQANLGGAGGFATGIERAYNDGYDEIWCMDDDCVPTPDALKNLVESPNIGPGIKNCVSINVKNHEELAFFVRQNNKDYQRVSDMDGYDLIYGVASLFNGTLISSEVIKAIGVPDKKLFIWGDEVEYMTRAMKNHFPVVTVPTSLLFHPPPSIGMASPGRARGKTTTASATNGACFRTPTATSTALSCLCSGR
- a CDS encoding glycosyltransferase family 4 protein; this encodes MNVLIATYLATNSPSGVVTYTQTLTRDLMANGVGVQVIDAGSTPVGWRKFLGLAKRLMRPLGGTFAAFYDEFAYFTGVYLAARRLKNTGIELIHAQDPRSGAAARLALDSSVPVVLTCHFNDDPVSELVSVFSLGPRVKRVLTNWYVYLFSHIRHYVFVSNYAYTSSKQFLPATIDKRVLRNSVQLAYTPRRHDTGEGPLIISNVGYLDERKNQQLLLAIGRELLLRGKPDFRIWLIGDGPKRAEYEALAEQWQLSGHVTFYGRQSAPWELVAQSDLYVHTALNDNCPYALIEAMAVGVPVVALPSGGIPEMVPNGLGLLAWKTAPELADELLAYADADRRQQIAEQQAAYADRVFNHQRNLAELLAYYQQLTGSESSPAPAPIPVLS
- a CDS encoding O-antigen ligase family protein gives rise to the protein MTIWLFRFALFMILFGLSPLTYGGDSLHPVLDKVTSGMALVGLVSLVICFFDLPRFYKIMAWPIFIGAILLLLESKYEYGQYVYSYFVIKRFVYCALAMTAYYAAKRSGPIRFEYIGYLVLVLFFVNQILLGQIYTYSLSSESRTTTAPEALYLVVPFLYFLVQYYREHKLISLFSSLAVFLFIVILLHRSVISTAVIAAGVVTGLMLMSKSSEKGFPVGRTFMFFIVVVSLSTPLAGMLSDKKFDAFMESINGILDPKEDNTGSWRLEQSQHYMALVPERPLLGWRYDGYDRGEVMRHEDFPEKGTIIHSQYVDQLYNYGAVGLAINLLLILGTLATIYRRKQLYTTEQLVLFGFIAGGLIYGVSYQLPVYYWGLVGMGMFYGLQRPAHRFTVPELHEDEHEHALQPAD